Proteins found in one Vulpes vulpes isolate BD-2025 chromosome 13, VulVul3, whole genome shotgun sequence genomic segment:
- the LOC140594971 gene encoding uncharacterized protein, translating into MGSCSGDFHLGGASWLLGLTSLLLCVGSAGTPSSGNAVSLKGMQGASVSFQVLRNPDLPPVDELEKISWGIVFRSNYIDMLQVFPGVDVPEWINWQDKFQKRVHVFNITTLRIDNLTLEDTGLYRARRFYTRGRQYDQDFHLTVYGAGSQEEHRDPDGGIHYAELSQQGSGDSRDKGRGAARLEGDKPLTTVYSEVRRAGVA; encoded by the exons ATGGGTTCCTGCTCAGGGGACTTCCACCTGGGCGGggcctcctggctcctgggaCTCACCAGCCTCCTCCTCT GTGTCGGCAGCGCAGGGACCCCGAGTTCTGGAAACGCTGTTTCCCTGAAGGGGATGCAAGGAGCTTCTGTGtcatttcaagtgctcagaaaCCCAGACTTGCCTCCAGTAGATGAGCTGGAGAAGATATCATGGGGCATTGTATTCAGATCGAACTACATAGACATGCTGCAGGTCTTTCCTGGGGTAGATGTTCCAGAATGGATCAACTGGCAGGACAAGTTCCAGAAGAGGGTCCATGTGTTCAACATAACCACCCTGAGGATTGACAACCTGACCCTGGAGGACACTGGGCTGTACCGGGCTCGGCGCTTCTACACGAGAGGAAGACAATATGACCAGGATTTCCACCTGACTGTGTATG GTGCAGGGTcgcaggaggagcacagggacCCCGATGGTGGCATTCACTATGCAGAGCTGAGCCAGCAGGGATCTGGAGACAGCAGGGACAAg GGTAGAGGTGCAGCACGTCTGGAAGGGGACAAGCCTCTCACTACTGTCTACAGTGAGGTCCGCAGGGCAGGCGTAGCCTGA